One window of the Drosophila biarmipes strain raj3 unplaced genomic scaffold, RU_DBia_V1.1 ptg000013l, whole genome shotgun sequence genome contains the following:
- the LOC108024075 gene encoding protein slowmo — translation MKIWTSEHIFNHPWETVTQAAWRKYPNPMTPSIIGTDVVERRVVDGVLHTHRLVQSKWYFPKWTHALIGTAKTCFASERSTVDPQSKQMVLKTNNLTFCRNISVDEVLYYEPHPSDTNKTLLKQEATVTVFGVPLSHYMEDLLTSTISTNASKGRQGLEWVIGLINTEVKGIARGTDELLHSTRRSIDEVTESARKSMDEISAQAAKAAKAMHIT, via the coding sequence ATGAAAATCTGGACGTCAGAGCACATATTCAATCACCCGTGGGAGACTGTCACGCAGGCGGCGTGGCGCAAGTACCCGAACCCGATGACTCCCTCCATTATTGGGACGGACGTGGTCGAGCGTCGGGTGGTGGATGGAGTGCTACATACCCACAGACTGGTGCAGTCCAAATGGTACTTTCCTAAGTGGACACACGCTCTGATCGGCACGGCAAAGACGTGCTTTGCCAGCGAACGCTCCACGGTGGACCCACAGAGTAAGCAGATGGTGCTGAAGACGAACAACCTTACATTCTGCCGCAACATCAGTGTCGACGAAGTGCTCTATTACGAACCACATCCATCGGACACCAACAAGACTTTGCTCAAGCAAGAGGCCACCGTGACCGTCTTCGGCGTCCCGCTGTCCCACTATATGGAAGATTTGCTCACTTCGACTATAAGCACTAACGCAAGCAAGGGTCGGCAGGGTCTGGAGTGGGTGATCGGGCTTATCAACACCGAGGTAAAGGGCATCGCCCGAGGAACGGACGAACTTTTACACAGCACACGGCGCTCCATCGATGAGGTCACGGAGAGCGCCCGGAAAAGCATGGATGAGATCAGCGCGCAGGCCGCCAAAGCGGCGAAGGCGATGCACATAACATAG
- the LOC108024073 gene encoding uncharacterized protein LOC108024073: protein MSYLLTEIALEMLGYKFYDTNGTFHLTNFQNNSTVSELLNDEPSLTDFIELIESELISQEEQEQEANLATDHVPESGTPRRTPAKALAKIMDYESEKIIYQFTTRLERSVSRRAPTDPDVLLGEIIDEEKNLIRADAGVMHKFREFVQARLQRLSQRPYEKYVRTFGSD, encoded by the coding sequence ATGTCGTACTTACTCACGGAAATTGCTCTGGAGATGCTGGGCTACAAGTTCTACGACACCAACGGCACCTTCCACCTTACTAACTTTCAAAACAATTCGACGGTCAGCGAATTGCTTAACGATGAACCCTCCCTGACGGACTTTATCGAGCTGATTGAATCAGAGCTGATTAGCCAAGAAGAGCAGGAACAAGAGGCTAATTTGGCCACCGACCATGTCCCAGAGTCGGGTACTCCACGACGCACGCCCGCTAAGGCTCTGGCCAAAATAATGGACTACGAGAGCGAAAAGATTATTTACCAATTCACTACTCGCCTTGAACGGTCGGTGAGTCGTCGGGCGCCGACTGACCCTGATGTCTTGCTGGGCGAAATAATAGACGAGGAGAAGAACCTAATCAGGGCTGACGCCGGCGTAATGCACAAGTTCCGCGAATTCGTGCAGGCGCGCTTGCAACGGCTCAGCCAGCGGCCTTATGAAAAGTATGTGCGGACCTTCGGCTCGGATTAG